A genome region from Ctenopharyngodon idella isolate HZGC_01 chromosome 5, HZGC01, whole genome shotgun sequence includes the following:
- the LOC127512852 gene encoding protein FAM214B — MRHIHVELARKEPAVELPAQDGDLPLPSTQSENPEPGVRRVVPRPFGEEEIRLQKVYQLSILSQRGGFGENQETLRPIRVGMKRSLEGTPVPVTHKRLLQQDDDDDDESDGEVLCGSGVEPLFYNRDSDIPRSPPLSPSHPPIPGRRPAQHNHDRPVPDVFAPLSPKSPPMADPQGPHSTWGNCERSPPTLTPRTEASTAGNVSAGSSEEPQSEGHNSVDVKSMLCTTDSSWAPVPFSTPAEAVEWGTTFESSPPPSETKTSSSSSSSNGLSTLEKTPVEANSLISGSSNSCPVKKRLLSSSDTGESCSEDEGPSTSKRSRLALLAPGLGLASCRSTDAKGAPFWNHLLPSAREHTKTAADCSRSSRRLKAGSRLKSRQLRSGRRTDTSRSCGSVSSLSSISRPLLGNFEESILKGRFTPSGRIEGFTAEIGASGSYCPQHATLPVQVTYYDTSEHSAPSPFLGVILLEPLGKKGYSVPKAGTIQVTLFNPNKTVVKMFLVTYNFGDMPVNHMTFLRHRIFLVPVDEVEGPGEGQEGSLSDRKKILCYLIHLRFQSSKSGKIYLHNDIRLLFSRKSIEVDTGIPYELKSFTEVPRNPKYSPRV, encoded by the exons ATGCGTCACATTCACGTGGAACTGGCTCGTAAAGAGCCGGCCGTAGAGCTTCCAGCCCAGGATGGTGATCTGCCTCTGCCTAGCACTCAGAGCGAGAACCCTGAACCTGGAGTACGTAGAGTAGTTCCCAGACCTTTTGGAGAAGAAGAGATCAGACTGCAGAAGGTCTACCAGCTGTCCATCCTCTCACAAAGAGGTGGTTTTGGGGAAAATCAAGAGACTCTGCGGCCTATAAGAGTAGGCATGAAACGTAGCCTGGAGGGGACGCCGGTCCCTGTCACCCACAAGCGTCTTCTTCaacaggatgatgatgatgatgatgagtcCGATGGGGAGGTGCTGTGTGGCTCTGGGGTGGAACCACTTTTTTACAACAGAGACTCTGATATCCCTAGGTCACCTCCCCTTTCCCCTTCACATCCACCAATTCCTGGTCGCCGCCCAGCACAGCACAACCACGACAGGCCTGTTCCAGATGTGTTTGCCCCGCTGTCCCCAAAATCTCCTCCGATGGCGGACCCCCAAGGCCCTCACTCCACCTGGGGAAACTGCGAGAGGAGTCCACCTACCCTTACTCCCAGGACCGAGGCCTCCACAGCAGGAAACGTCTCGGCTGGCTCCAGCGAAGAGCCACAGAGCGAAGGCCATAACTCTGTGGACGTCAAAAGCATGTTGTGCACCACAGACAGCAGTTGGGCACCTGTCCCGTTTTCAACACCCGCTGAAGCTGTCGAATGGGGGACAACTTTTGAATCTTCTCCTCCACCATCGGAGACGAAGacctcatcctcttcctcctcctctaaTGGACTGAGCACTCTTGAGAAAACACCAGTGGAAGCAAATAGCCTGATATCAGGATCATCCAATTCCTGCCCAGTGAAGAAAAGACTTCTTTCCTCCAGTGATACAGGGGAGTCCTGTTCAGAGGATGAGGGTCCATCTACATCAAAACGCAGTCGACTGGCACTGTTGGCACCGGGGCTCGGATTAGCATCCTGCCGCAGCACTGATGCCAAGGGTGCACCCTTCTGGAATCATCTACTACCCTCAGCAAGAGAGCACACCAAG ACTGCTGCAGACTGTTCGCGATCAAGTAGAAGGCTCAAAGCAGGAAGTCGACTGAAATC TCGACAGTTGCGCAGTGGACGCAGAACAGACACCAGTCGCTCCTGTGGTTCAGTCTCCTCTTTATCCTCCATTAGCAGACCTCTTCTTGGCAACTTTGAG GAGTCAATTCTGAAGGGCCGCTTTACTCCATCTGGGCGGATAGAGGGCTTCACAGCAGAAATCGGGGCTAGCGGCTCCTATTGCCCACAGCATGCCACCTTACCTGTGCAAGTGACATACTATGACACCTCAGAGCACAGTGCCCCTTCTCCCTTCCTG GGGGTGATCTTGCTAGAACCACTTGGAAAAAAAGGATACAGCGTACCCAAAGCAGGGACCATTCAAGTG aCCTTATTTAACCCCAATAAGACTGtggttaaaatgtttttggtgACGTATAATTTTGGGGACATGCCCGTTAATCACATGACCTTCTTGCGCCATCGTATCTTCCTGGTGCCTGTGGATGAGGTGGAGGGGCCAGGGGAGGGGCAGGAAGGCTCCTTGTCTGACAGGAAGAAGATTCTCTGCTACTTGATACACCTCAG ATTCCAGAGTTCCAAATCTGGGAAAATCTACTTGCACAATGATATCCGGCTGCTATTCTCCCGCAAGTCCATCGAGGTGGACACTGGGATTCCTTACGAGCTGAAATCTTTCACCGAGGTGCCAAGAAACCCCAAATACTCCCCCAGAGTGTGA
- the ranbp1 gene encoding ran-specific GTPase-activating protein, with protein sequence MSDPKEAQDDHEASTENVEDSNHDPHFEPIVSLPEQDVKTLEEDEEELFKMRAKLYRFASENDPPEWKERGTGDVKLLRHKEKGTIRLLMRRDRTLKICANHNIMPLMELKPNAGSDRAWVWNTHADFADEKPKAELLAIRFLNAENAQKFKMKFDECKEEVRKSLEGSLNSPNKVAEKLEELSVNDDKTKSSEDKKEEVKEEKKEEKTGEEEKK encoded by the exons ATGTCAGACCCAAAG GAGGCACAAGATGATCATGAAGCATCAACGGAAAATGTAGAGGACTCCAACCATGACCCTCATTTTGAGCCCATCGTCTCCCTACCTGAGCAGGATGTTAAGACTCTagaagaggatgaggaggagcTTTTCAAGAT GAGGGCAAAGCTGTATCGTTTTGCCAGTGAGAACGACCCTCCTGAGTGGAAGGAGCGTGGGACGGGTGATGTCAAACTCCTGCGACACAAAGAGAAGGGTACCATCCGCCTTCTCATGAGGAGAGATCGCACCCTCAAAATCTGTGCCAACCACAACA TTATGCCGTTGATGGAGCTGAAGCCCAATGCAGGCAGTGACAGGGCCTGGGTGTGGAATACACATGCTGACTTTGCAGATGAAAAACCCAAAGCAGAGCTGCTGGCTATTCGATTTCTCAATGCAGAGA ATGCACAGAAGTTCAAGATGAAATTTGATGAATGCAAAGAAGAGGTCAGAAAGTCTCTAGAAG GTAGCTTGAACAGCCCTAACAAAGTGGCAGAGAAGCTCGAGGAGCTGTCTGTGAACGATGACAAGACAAAGAGTTCAGAGGACAAGAAAGAGGAGGTGAAGGAAGAGAAGAAAGAGGAGAAGACTGGTGAGGAGGAGAAGAAATGA